One Neovison vison isolate M4711 chromosome 2, ASM_NN_V1, whole genome shotgun sequence genomic window carries:
- the MKI67 gene encoding proliferation marker protein Ki-67 isoform X3 has translation MGPTGRLVTIKRSGVDGPHFPLSLSTCLFGRGIECDIRIQLPVVSKQHCKIEVSGQEAILVNLSSTSPTQVNGCVVAEPVRLRHGDVITIVDRSFRYENESHRNGSESTESPGQKRKQDSLHRVSRSSFSSDPDGKVQDSNAHSKLCEENVSGSPLVHVKNGKAAASDGSKDHAARKSLNAVRSSELPEENFRNAMDPTARDFKEDSSVVSVSCHGELKTFPSTWCPENSENQESPFRELYESMKEEFDMKSGKGNAPQSGKKSGSQSHRASENECSGELQDGTQVLVSLKSRPRSGRFTPVKADPALGEQGTSQTEDRRKDEEALQTPKETTGPSIPPKEMTRTKTLVHHSPHRSSRKRRSEDLHVPRGSEPVNPAQRNSFGTDNKTLTPWKFLTRNPTPTKVENADNFGATPEKLLSKKRASVPSSVDVLASEPETQTHTVLAPLPVQVERKSQSISVHQPERVGATTGPSSSGFPGRSSVDSSSSGDSINKIEGTPLKRRRVSFGGRLKPELFDENLPPNTPLKRGETPRRSLVSHTPAVLKKIIKEYPQPSRKEDSSEIRLEVCTQDQRKGPPAQNLTRTSPVANDTRRRSSKVPSVSRGSASPHPTDTPKRGGRKSGTLPSKRASIDRSQHEILQRIYSRRRSGASEANLIVAKSWADVVKLGAKQTQAKVVKHGPQRQPSKRHKRTTTPKKPVSNVHSQFSTGHANSPCTIIIGKAHIEKVHVPARPYRMLNNLVFNKKIDFNEDLSGLTEMFKTPAKKKPQTMSPCPKAFSNSEDFIGKEFEVPNSGEKPPLCTSVNFGENVFRMTQSKPQEPSEHSPASPPLRRPAIRVNANMEKTPGLEAEPLKAASSANRFRRSTELKNTQMPGLRHSDEEANTDSAENTSGQRLRKTPQRGQKPEGATEERESCFDTCEKAIKSEGSSEKMVAVRRSRRYSEQRWDPIANLTTLKRQQDTEPKEDLGGIQNLPQTPTHTQEPMDVGNKTTEKCQKSSKPELVGMPARMNIELKTPPQKVNLEEESSALRKSMQTPEENIPVHGEPEDGDEDIKLLNRTPKQEVYSAENVTGSKRRSRTPKRNAPSLEDLAGLRELFQTPNHTEKPRTDSKTTKVPCKSPLVDPVHTPTSRKRQLEIPLQKVDLEEESSALRKSMQTPGENIPVHGEPGDGDEDIKLFNRTPKQKVHSAENVTGSKRRSRTPKRNAPSLEDLAGLRELFQTPNHTEKPRTDSKTSTVPGKSPLADPVNTPTSRKRQLEIPLQKVDLEEESSALRKPTRTPRKAMPSHREPGGGDEDIRLFKETLKQKMTPAENVTGSKRRSRTPKKMVQSLEELEGLKELFQIPEHTQDPVTDDRATTLPCKSPLADRVNTPTSRRRQLKTPPQKVDIEEKPSALRKSTQMSGESVPLYKEPGDGDEVIRLFNRSPKQKVHSSENVTGSKRQSKTPKKMVQSLKDLAGLRELFQTPNHTDKPMTNDKTTKVACKSPLADPVNTPTSKRRQLKTPPLKGDLEKDLRKPTQTHGESTHSHGEPGGGDEDIKLFKETPKQKMTPAENVTGSKRRSRTPKRNVPSLEDLAGLRELFQTPEHTQDPLTDDKTTEVPCKSPLADPVHKPTSRRQLKTPPQKVNLEEESSALRKSTHTPGENIPVPGEPKDGDEDIILFNRTPKQEVHSSENVTGSKRRSRTPKRNAPSLEDLAGLRELFQTPNHTEKLMADDKTSTVPGKSPLADPVSTPMSKRRRLGTLPQKVDLKEEPSVLRKSPRTLGESAPSHREPGGGEENIRLSKETPRKKLDHVENVSRSKKGIRTGKEKAQFLEDLVGFKELFQTPEHTREPTALVKSTVTPGRSPLAETVNSAPQRKRCRKMPQRTADSERELAPLGEPIQTPAEATRTPREPGGGEAGIRFFKETPKQKMDPAENVTGSKRRSRTPKRNAPSLEDPAGLRELFQSPERPQHPVTDDKTTVARKSPLADPVHKPMSRRRRLKTSPQKVDVKQEPSAPRKCTRTRGAKAQSGREAGGPGEDLELLGKAAEQEGPSAENGAGSRRGSRTSKRNAPSLDLAGLREHSQSPEHTQDPVTDDKTTPVPGKSPLAEAVHKPASRRRQVQTLPQQAGVGRGPAALRTSTRRRGPSAVSGQEPAGSDGDVRCVNDAAKQTLSPAENGMLRKSRRRAPKEKAPPLEDLAGSPEPEPEPEPSPGPDPREDAREDAGGVRAVPVHPPGGRQAASVPQRSLRARGATAQEDQGHRREPVRSGREGGASPPSEREGGTEEGSTGAKRLRSVTPAQDAAEEKPPQKRRRAAPHEGCDPPEPLTVKKRLRVVAEPISLPGDPPRSSREATRRAGEAAGSPPSHQGRSLRSRRPNKTEAEEQRPEPVVTETEKPKTKRSDKKPLKTSQETALQSPQDGAKHAASGGKARESRMCLRSARPTKMPSPDVAEEKQREKRVGVQEKKQEEEVRQPSDPMRLRSRKITVPPGGKALESEPQQRVTRNAKRCAENIKKDDDNVCIKKLRTRSRRDNEDI, from the exons TGTCCTGAGAATAGTGAAAACCAGGAGTCTCCCTTTAGGGAGCTTTACGAGTCAATGAAGGAAGAGTTTGACATGAAATCAGGAAAAGGAAATGCTCCACAGAGTGGGAAAAAGTCGGGGTCGCAGAGTCATCGTGCATCAGAGAATGAATGTTCTGGTGAGCTACAAGACGGGACACAAGTCCTGGTCTCACTTAAATCCAGACCGAGGTCGGGTCGATTCACCCCAGTGAAGGCAGACCCTGCTTTGGGAGAACAAGGAACTAGCCAGACAGAGGACAGGAGAAAGGATGAGGAGGCCCTTCAGACTCCCAAGGAGACCACGGGTCCCAGCATCCCTCCTAAGGAGATGACCAGAACCAAGACCCTGGTCCATCATTCTCCTCACCGTTCCTCACGAAAACGTCGGAGTGAAGACCTGCATGTTCCCAGGGGAAGTGAACCCGTGAATCCAGCTCAAAGGAACAGCTTCGGGACAGATAACAAGACACTCACTCCTTGGAAGTTCTTAACCAGAAATCCAACACCCACTAAAGTTGAAAATGCTGATAATTTTGGAGCAAcaccagaaaaactcctgtccaaGAAGAGGGCGAGTGTTCCCTCCAGTGTGGATGTTCTTGCCTCAGAACCAGAAACTCAGACTCACACTGTTTTAGCTCCACTGCCCGTTCAAGttgaaaggaagagtcagagcATTTCCGTGCACCAGCCTGAGAGAGTGGGCGCCACCACCGGGCCTTCGAGCTCTGGGTTCCCGGGCCGTAGTTCAGTTGATAGCAGCAGCTCTGGTGACTCCATTA ATAAGATTGAGGGAACGCCCCTGAAAAGAAGGCGGGTCTCCTTCGGTGGTCGTCTGAAGCCGGAGTTATTTGATGAGAACTTACCTCCTAACACACCTCTCAAGAGAGGAGAGACCCCGAGAAGGTCTCTCGTCAGCCACACTCCCGCTGTCCTGAAGAAAATCATCAAG GAATACCCTCAACCATCAAGAAAAGAAGATTCTTCAGAAATCCGTTTGGAAGTTTGCACACAAGACCAGCGTAAGGGACCTCCAGCTCAGAATCTGACGAGAACTTCTCCAGTGGCAAATGACACCCGCCGTAGGTCGTCCAAGGTGCCCTCCGTCTCCAGGGGCAGCGCATCTCCTCATCCCACAGACACTCCCAagaggggaggcaggaagagcGGCACCTTGCCTTCGAAGAGAGCTTCCATCGATCGGAGCCAACACGAGATCTTGCAGAGGATCTATTCCAGAAGAAGGAGCGGCGCTTCTGAAGCCAATTTAATCG TGGCAAAATCGTGGGCAGACGTCGTAAAACTCGGAGCCAAACAAACACAAGCTAAAGTGGTTAAACACGGCCCCCAGAGGCAGCCCAGCAAAAGGCACAAGAGAACGACCACTCCAAAG aagcctGTTAGCAATGTTCACAGTCAATTCAGCACAGGCCACGCCAACTCTCCTTGTACCATAATAATAGGGAAAGCTCACATCGAGAAGGTACACGTGCCCGCTCGGCCCTACAGAATGCTCAACAACCTTGTGTTCAACAAGAAAATAGACTTTAATGAAGATCTTTCAG GGTTAACTGAAATGTTCAAGACTCCAGCCAAAAAGAAGCCACAAACAATGAGCCCATGCCCCAAGGCTTTTTCAAATTCAGAGGACTTCATCGGAAAGGAGTTTGAAGTACCCAATTCGGGAGAAAAACCTCCGCTGTGCACTTCAGTAAATTTTG GAGAAAATGTATTCCGCATGACTCAGAGTAAACCTCAAGAGCCATCCGAACACAGTCCTGCCAGCCCTCCCCTCAGAAGACCGGCTATTCGAGTAAATGCAAACATGGAGAAGACTCCAGGGTTAGAGGCAGAGCCTCTGAAGGCGGCGTCAAGCGCAAACAGGTTTCGAAGGTCCACGGAGCTCAAAAACACACAGATGCCAGGTCTAAGGCACAGCGACGAAGAAGCAAACACAGACTCTGCTGAGAACACGTCAGGGCAACGTCTGAGGAAAACTCCACAGCGAGGACAGAAACCAGAGGGAGCGACTGAGGAACGAGAGAGCTGTTTTGACACATGTGAGAAAGCTATCAAATCAGAAGGTAGTTCTGAAAAGATGGTAGCTGTGAGGAGATCAAGAAGATATTCAGAGCAAAGATGGGATCCAATAGCCAACCTGACCACCCTCAAGAGACAGCAGGACACAGAACCCAAGGAAGACCTGGGGGGCATCCAAAATCTCCCCCAAACCCCTACTCACACCCAAGAACCAATGGATGTGGGaaacaaaaccacagaaaagTGTCAGAAATCTTCAAAACCAGAACTAGTTGGCATGCCAGCCAGGATGAACATAGAGCTGAAGACCCCTCCCCAGAAAGTGAACCTAGAGGAAGAGTCCTCAGCTCTCAGGAAGTCCATGCAAACGCCAGAGGAAAACATCCCTGTGCACGGAGAACCAGAAGATGGTGATGAAGACATCAAATTGCTAAACAGAACCCCAAAGCAGGAAGTGTACTCTGCAGAAAATGTCACTGGAAGCAAGAGGCGGTCAAGAACACCCAAGAGAAATGCCCCGTCCTTAGAAGACCTGGCTGGCCTCAGAGAGCTCTTCCAAACTCCAAACCACACAGAAAAACCAAGGACTGACAGCAAAACCACCAAAGTCCCCTGCAAATCTCCACTAGTAGATCCAGTCCACACGCCAACAAGTAGAAAGAGACAGCTCGAGATCCCTCTCCAGAAAGTGGACCTAGAGGAAGAGTCCTCAGCTCTCAGGAAGTCCATGCAAACGCCAGGGGAAAACATCCCTGTGCACGGAGAACCAGGAGATGGTGATGAAGACATCAAATTGTTTAATAGAACCCCGAAGCAGAAAGTGCACTCTGCAGAAAATGTCACTGGAAGCAAGAGGCGGTCAAGAACACCCAAGAGAAATGCCCCGTCCTTAGAAGACCTGGCTGGCCTCAGAGAGCTCTTCCAAACGCCAAACCACACAGAAAAACCAAGGACTGACAGCAAAACCAGCACAGTCCCCGGCAAATCTCCACTAGCAGATCCAGTCAACACACCAACCAGTAGAAAGAGGCAGCTCGAGATCCCTCTCCAGAAAGTGGACCTAGAGGAAGAGTCCTCAGCTCTCAGGAAACCCACCCGAACACCAAGGAAAGCCATGCCCTCACACAGAGAACCAGGAGGTGGTGATGAAGACATCCGCTTGTTCAAGGAAACTCTGAAGCAGAAAATGACCCCTGCAGAAAATGTCACTGGAAGCAAGAGGCGGTCAAGAACGCCCAAGAAAATGGTCCAGTCCTTAGAAGAACTGGAGGGCCTCAAAGAGCTCTTCCAAATTCCAGAGCACACCCAGGACCCAGTGACTGATGACAGAGCCACCACACTCCCCTGCAAATCGCCACTAGCAGATCGAGTCAACACACCAACAAGCAGAAGAAGGCAGCTCAAGACCCCTCCCCAGAAAGTGGACATAGAGGAAAAGCCCTCAGCTCTCAGGAAGTCCACCCAAATGTCAGGAGAAAGTGTGCCCTTATACAAAGAACCAGGAGATGGTGATGAAGTCATCAGATTATTTAACAGAAGTCCGAAACAGAAAGTGCACTCCTCAGAAAATGTCACTGGAAGCAAGAGGCAGTCAAAAACACCCAAGAAAATGGTCCAGTCCTTAAAAGACCTGGCTGGCCTCAGAGAGCTCTTCCAAACACCAAACCACACAGATAAACCAATGACTAACGACAAAACCACCAAAGTCGCCTGCAAATCTCCACTAGCAGATCCAGTCAACACACCAACAAGTAAAAGGAGGCAGCTCAAGACCCCTCCCCTGAAAGGAGACCTAGAGAAAGATCTCAGGAAGCCCACCCAAACACATGGGGAAAGCACACACTCACACGGAGAACCAGGAGGTGGTGATGAAGACATCAAATTGTTCAAGGAAACCCCAAAGCAGAAGATGACCCCTGCAGAAA ATGTCACTGGAAGCAAGAGGCGGTCAAGAACCCCCAAGAGAAATGTCCCGTCCTTAGAAGACCTGGCTGGCCTCAGGGAGCTCTTCCAAACTCCAGAGCACACCCAGGACCCACTGACTGACGACAAAACCACCGAAGTCCCCTGCAAATCTCCATTAGCCGATCCAGTCCACAAGCCAACAAGTAGGAGGCAGCTCAAGACCCCTCCCCAGAAAGTGAACCTAGAGGAAGAGTCCTCAGCTCTCAGGAAGTCCACGCACACGCCAGGGGAAAACATCCCTGTGCCTGGAGAACCAAAAGATGGTGATGAAGACATCATATTGTTTAACAGAACCCCGAAGCAGGAAGTGCACTCCTCAGAAAATGTCACTGGAAGCAAGAGGCGGTCAAGAACCCCCAAGAGAAATGCCCCGTCCTTAGAAGACCTGGCTGGCCTCAGGGAGCTCTTCCAAACGCCAAACCACACAGAAAAACTAATGGCTGATGACAAAACCAGCACAGTCCCTGGCAAATCTCCACTAGCAGATCCAGTCAGCACACCAATGAGCAAAAGGAGGCGGCTCGGAACCCTTCCCCAGAAAGTGGACCTAAAGGAAGAGCCCTCAGTTCTCAGGAAGTCCCCCCGAACCCTAGGGGAAAGTGCGCCCTCACACAGAGAACCAGGAGGTGGTGAGGAAAACATCAGGTTGTCTAAGGAAACTCCAAGGAAGAAGCTAGACCACGTAGAAAACGTAAGCAGAAGCAAGAAGGGGATAAGAACGGGTAAGGAAAAGGCCCAATTCCTAGAAGACCTAGTCGGTTTTAAAGAGCTCTTCCAAACCCCAGAGCACACCCGGGAACCAACAGCTCTTGTCAAAAGCACAGTAACGCCGGGCAGATCTCCGCTGGCAGAAACCGTCAACTCAGCACCCCAGAGGAAGAGGTGTCGGAAGATGCCTCAGAGGACGGCGGACTCCGAGAGAGAGCTCGCGCCTCTCGGGGAGCCCATCCAAACGCCAGCGGAAGCCACACGCACACCCCGAGAgccggggggcggggaagcaggcatCCGCTTCTTCAAGGAAACCCCAAAGCAGAAGATGGACCCTGCTGAAAATGTCACTGGAAGCAAGAGGCGGTCAAGAACCCCCAAGAGAAATGCCCCGTCCTTAGAAGACCCGGCTGGCCTCAGGGAGCTCTTCCAAAGCCCAGAGCGCCCCCAGCACCCAGTGACGGACGACAAAACCACAGTCGCCCGCAAATCGCCACTAGCAGACCCAGTCCACAAGCCGATGAGTAGAAGGAGGCGACTCAAGACCTCTCCCCAGAAAGTGGACGTAAAGCAAGAGCCGTCAGCTCCCAGGAAGTGCACCCGAACGCGGGGGGCAAAGGCCCAGTCGGGCAGAGAAGCGGGAGGCCCTGGGGAAGACCTTGAACTGTTGGGTAAGGCTGCGGAGCAGGAAGGGCCTTCTGCGGAGAATGGAGCCGGAAGCAGGAGAGGGTCAAGAACATCCAAGAGAAATGCCCCGTCCTTAGACCTGGCCGGCCTCAGGGAGCACTCCCAAAGCCCAGAGCACACCCAGGACCCAGTGACTGATGACAAAACCACCCCAGTCCCCGGCAAATCGCCACTAGCAGAGGCAGTCCACAAGCCAGCAAGTAGAAGGAGGCAAGTCCAGACCCTTCCCCAGCAGGCGGGCGTGGGGCGAGGGCCGGCAGCTCTGCGGACGTCCACCCGACGGCGCGGGCCAAGTGCGGTCTCCGGCCAAGAACCCGCCGGTAGCGACGGAGACGTCAGGTGCGTGAATGACGCCGCAAAGCAGACCCTGAGCCCTGCAGAGAACGGAATGCTCCGGAAAAGTCGGCGAAGAGCACCTAAGGAAAAGGCCCCGCCCCTGGAAGACCTGGCCGGTTccccggagccggagccggagccggagccgtcCCCCGGGCCCGATCCCAGAGAGGACGCCCGAGAGGACGCGGGTGGCGTCAGGGCGGTTCCCGTGCACCCTCCGGGCGGGAGGCAAGCTGCGAGCGTCCCGCAGAGGAGCCTCAGGGCCCGTGGGGCAACAGCCCAGGAAGACCAGGGGCACCGCAGAGAGCCTGTCCGGTCTGGGAGGGAAGGCGGCGCTTCCCCGCCCTccgagagggaaggaggaaccgAGGAAGGTTCCACGGGAGCAAAGAGGCTGCGTTCCGTGACCCCGGCCCAGGACGCGGCGGAGGAGAAGCCGccccagaagaggaggagggcagcTCCCCACGAGGGCTGTGACCCACCCGAGCCCCTGACAGTGAAGAAGAGGCTGAGGGTCGTGGCAGAGCCGATCAGTCTCCCGGGAGACCCGcccaggagcagcagggaggcTACGCGGCGGGCAGGAGAAGCGGCCGGCTCGCCCCCGAGCCATCAG GGAAGGTCCCTGCGCTCTAGACGTCCAAATAAGACCGAGGCAGAAGAGCAAAGACCCGAGCCTGTTGTAACAGAGACAGAAAAGCCGAAAACAAAAAGAAGTGACAAGAAGCCTTTGAAGACGTCCCAAGAGACAGCGTTACAAAGCCCGCAAGACGGGGCCAAGCATGCGGCATCTGGGGGCAAAGCCCGGGAAAGCAGAATGTGTCTGAGGTCTGCGAGACCCACTAAGATGCCCTCGCCGGACGTAGCCgaggagaagcaaagggagaaaagagtGGGTGTCcaggagaagaagcaggaggaagaagTAAGGCAACCTTCAGACCCCATGCGTTTGAGATCTAGAAAAATCACAGTCCCTCCCGGAGGAAAGGCTTTGGAGAGTGAACCCCAGCAGAGGGTAACTCGGAATGCCAAGAGATGcgctgaaaatataaaaaag GATGATGACAATGTGTGTATCAAGAAATTAAGAACGAGAAGTCGTCGGGACAATGAAGATATTTAG